From the genome of Desulfobaculum xiamenense, one region includes:
- a CDS encoding permease: protein MAQFELKPMADIAAPRPESEPCACAGQGATPVRRSPLAHYGLLPVWLALWGTIYAWLPDAADFAAFDLFGLTPGTHFGEAVRFFFYDTPKVLMLLTLVVFAVGIVRSFFTPALTRRLLSGRGEFIGNILAACLGIVTPFCSCSAVPLFIGFVTAGIPLGVTLSFLISAPMVNEIAVVMLYGLFGWRVAALYLVTGLAVAIVAGWVIGRLGMENHIEDWVRLATTENGAQKALGRQDRMDKGLEAVRDIVSRVWPYVLAGIAVGAGIHGYVPEGFMASFMGKSAWWSVPAAVALGIPLYTNAAGIIPIASALFAKGAALGTVLAFMMSVIALSLPEIVILRRVLKPRLIGVFVGVVGCGILLVGYLFNMVL, encoded by the coding sequence ATGGCACAATTCGAACTGAAACCGATGGCAGACATCGCCGCCCCCCGTCCCGAAAGCGAACCATGCGCGTGCGCGGGGCAGGGAGCAACGCCCGTGCGCCGCTCCCCCCTCGCCCATTACGGGCTGCTTCCCGTCTGGCTCGCCCTATGGGGCACGATCTACGCATGGCTGCCCGACGCGGCGGACTTCGCGGCGTTCGACCTGTTCGGCCTGACGCCGGGGACCCACTTCGGCGAGGCCGTGCGCTTCTTTTTCTACGACACGCCGAAGGTGCTCATGCTGCTCACGCTGGTCGTCTTCGCGGTAGGCATCGTGCGCAGCTTCTTCACTCCGGCGCTCACGCGCAGGCTTCTCTCCGGGCGCGGTGAATTCATCGGCAACATCCTCGCGGCCTGTCTCGGCATCGTCACGCCGTTCTGCTCGTGCTCGGCCGTTCCGCTGTTCATCGGCTTCGTCACGGCAGGCATTCCGCTCGGCGTCACGCTGTCGTTCCTCATCTCCGCGCCCATGGTCAACGAGATCGCCGTGGTCATGCTCTATGGCCTATTCGGCTGGCGCGTGGCCGCGCTCTATCTCGTAACGGGACTTGCCGTGGCCATTGTGGCGGGCTGGGTGATCGGCAGGCTCGGCATGGAGAACCACATCGAGGACTGGGTGCGGCTGGCGACGACCGAGAATGGCGCACAGAAGGCTCTGGGCAGGCAGGACCGCATGGACAAGGGGCTGGAGGCCGTGCGCGACATCGTCTCCCGCGTGTGGCCCTACGTTCTCGCGGGCATCGCCGTCGGCGCGGGCATCCATGGCTACGTGCCGGAAGGATTCATGGCTTCGTTCATGGGCAAGAGCGCGTGGTGGTCCGTCCCCGCCGCCGTGGCCCTCGGCATCCCCCTCTACACCAACGCCGCGGGCATCATCCCCATCGCCTCGGCGCTGTTCGCCAAGGGCGCGGCACTCGGCACGGTGCTCGCGTTCATGATGAGCGTCATCGCCCTGTCCCTGCCGGAAATCGTCATCCTGCGCAGGGTGCTCAAGCCCCGCCTCATCGGCGTCTTCGTGGGCGTCGTGGGCTGCGGCATTCTGCTGGTGGGCTATCTCTTCAACATGGTGCTCTAG
- a CDS encoding PspC domain-containing protein, translated as MRARTHRGCRGDGMNGRQRGNGWESWNCGPRRGGAGLYRSRNAVFLGVCQGLANHFDISVFWLRFFTVLLVLFTGLWPGVFLYFMAAIIMRREPVVPVHSPSEREFYDSYARSRSLALGRLREKFERLERRIRRAEDIVTSSDFQWERRMRG; from the coding sequence ATGCGCGCAAGGACTCATAGGGGCTGCCGGGGCGACGGTATGAACGGACGCCAGCGCGGTAACGGCTGGGAGTCGTGGAACTGCGGTCCAAGGCGCGGCGGGGCGGGGCTGTATCGCTCGCGCAATGCCGTGTTTCTCGGTGTGTGTCAGGGCTTGGCCAACCATTTCGATATTTCGGTCTTCTGGCTTCGGTTCTTCACGGTGCTTCTCGTGCTGTTCACGGGGCTGTGGCCCGGCGTGTTCCTGTATTTCATGGCCGCGATCATCATGCGGCGCGAGCCGGTAGTGCCGGTGCATTCGCCCTCGGAGCGCGAATTCTACGACTCCTACGCTCGCTCGCGGTCACTGGCTCTTGGCCGGTTGCGCGAGAAATTCGAGCGCCTCGAACGCCGTATCCGGCGCGCCGAGGACATTGTGACCTCGTCCGATTTCCAGTGGGAGCGCCGCATGCGCGGCTAG
- a CDS encoding Lrp/AsnC family transcriptional regulator, whose protein sequence is MSKRKIDETDRRIIVALQENARVRNAEIARRIGMAPSAVLERIRRLEASGVIQGYEARINPMAIDCGLTAFTFVRSEEGVGSTLAGEELAKIPEVLEVHHTAGHDCYLLKVRVADTQALGQLLRRIGQVETVRDTRTTIVLTTVKETLELPLGGGAEESR, encoded by the coding sequence ATGAGCAAAAGAAAAATCGACGAGACTGACAGACGGATCATCGTTGCGTTGCAGGAAAACGCGCGCGTGCGCAACGCGGAGATCGCCCGCCGTATCGGCATGGCACCTTCCGCCGTGCTCGAACGCATCCGCAGGCTCGAAGCCAGCGGCGTGATCCAGGGCTACGAGGCCCGCATCAATCCCATGGCCATCGACTGTGGGTTGACCGCGTTCACCTTTGTCCGGTCCGAGGAAGGGGTCGGCTCCACGCTCGCGGGCGAGGAACTGGCCAAGATTCCCGAGGTGCTCGAAGTGCACCACACCGCCGGGCATGATTGTTATCTGCTCAAGGTCCGCGTGGCGGACACGCAGGCGCTGGGACAGCTACTGCGTCGCATCGGGCAGGTGGAGACCGTGCGCGATACGCGAACGACGATCGTCCTGACGACGGTCAAGGAAACGCTGGAGCTGCCGCTTGGCGGCGGCGCGGAGGAATCCCGCTAG
- the pspF gene encoding phage shock protein operon transcriptional activator: MAASAALEVIGQSDVFLGFMEHLSQAAAVDRPVLIVGERGTGKELAARRLHFLSPRWQGPFGTLNCAALAPSLLESELFGHEAGAFTGAAARRAGRFEAADSGTLFLDEIGNMPLTAQEKILRVVEYGEFDRVGGSTPLRVDVRIIGATNADLPALAQAGRFKRDLLDRLSFEVLTIPPLRARRDDILLLATHFAARMAVELGRGDVPAFSATAQRTLLTHDWPGNVRELRNAVERATYRAQSERIDDIQLDPFASPFRPREMPSADETRQTPPASSAPESMPSADLPDGGFPEAVRQFEIALLTDALDRARHNQRKAAELLGLTYNQFRTLYRKYTPELAD; this comes from the coding sequence ATGGCAGCTTCAGCAGCCCTCGAAGTCATCGGGCAATCGGATGTTTTTCTCGGGTTCATGGAGCACCTGTCCCAAGCCGCAGCCGTGGACAGGCCCGTGCTCATCGTCGGTGAGCGCGGCACAGGCAAGGAGCTTGCCGCCAGACGCCTGCATTTTCTCTCGCCCCGGTGGCAGGGGCCGTTCGGTACGCTGAACTGCGCGGCCCTTGCCCCATCCCTCCTCGAATCGGAACTCTTCGGCCACGAGGCCGGCGCGTTCACCGGAGCGGCCGCCCGCCGCGCCGGACGCTTCGAGGCCGCCGACTCCGGCACCCTCTTCCTCGACGAAATCGGCAACATGCCCCTGACCGCACAGGAAAAGATCCTGCGCGTGGTCGAATACGGCGAGTTCGACCGCGTGGGCGGCTCCACCCCCCTGCGGGTGGACGTGCGCATCATCGGCGCGACCAACGCCGATCTCCCCGCGCTGGCGCAAGCCGGGCGCTTCAAGCGCGACCTCCTCGACAGGTTGAGCTTCGAGGTGCTGACCATCCCGCCCCTTCGCGCCCGGCGCGACGACATCCTCCTGCTGGCAACGCATTTCGCGGCGCGCATGGCCGTCGAACTTGGGCGTGGCGATGTGCCCGCGTTCAGCGCCACCGCGCAGCGTACGCTCCTCACCCACGACTGGCCCGGCAACGTCCGCGAATTGCGAAACGCCGTGGAACGCGCCACCTACCGCGCCCAGAGTGAGCGCATCGACGACATCCAGCTCGACCCATTCGCCTCGCCCTTCCGCCCCCGCGAGATGCCAAGCGCCGACGAGACGCGCCAGACACCGCCCGCGTCGTCCGCGCCGGAGTCCATGCCTTCGGCGGACCTGCCGGATGGCGGATTCCCCGAGGCGGTGCGTCAATTCGAAATCGCCCTTCTCACCGACGCACTCGACCGTGCGCGCCATAACCAGCGCAAGGCGGCGGAACTCCTCGGCCTGACCTACAACCAGTTCCGCACCCTCTACCGCAAGTACACGCCGGAACTGGCGGACTGA
- a CDS encoding proline dehydrogenase family protein, translated as MNTSELETRIIERGRTFFEAMNGEAPSVFDKGWWTGKVMDWSMRDEDFKVKLFRFVDALPALTTNESLNRHIREYFAADSGELPPVLRAGLKSASVVGRLRGNFVVKGISKNIERLARQFIVGEDAKEAVKTLQRLRKDGFAFTIDILGEATVGETEAEARLQEHLDLLAALEVARRKFKPLGGSNGEFDWGGEPIINLSVKASAFCSQSFPRDFEGSVRGIYNRLAPVYRRIIEIGGAMCIDMESLDQRDITIEVFKRLRSHDEFRHYPHLGIVLQSYLRDVDDDVAGLVDWLRSEGLPSTIRLVKGAYWDHEVVRARQQGLAVPVYTVKAETDAAYERNARRILENADICRLACASHNVRTIAAVMEMARELGVPEERYEFQALYGMAEPVRKGLLSVAGRVRLYCPYGELVPGMAYLVRRLLENTSNESFLRRSFADETETDSLLENPEETARRERAARPVRPDSGPGVAPFVNEPAADFTQAAVRHAFPKAIARIRREFGATHPLFIGGENVVTGDVLDSYNPADVSEIVGSVCQAGPAEIDAAIAAAEEALPAWRATPVAERTKCLFEAARIARSRIFDLAVLQVLEVGKQWDQAHADVAEAIDFFEYYGREMLRLGADRRMGRVPGEVNRYRYRPRGVAAVIAPWNFPLAISAGMCSAALVTGNCVLYKPSGLSSVTGRVLADLFVEAGIPAGVFNFVPGRSSVMGDHLVGHPSVNLIAFTGSERVGLHIMQMAAQVAPGQRHLKRVVAEMGGKNACIIDDDAELDEAVRHVLYSAFGYQGQKCSACSRVIVHEAIYDRFVPRLVDAARSMRIGPAEDPACVMGPLVDRVAQQSVLEFIDVARAEGSVLLSRMPDGGPGGVDASQGCYVPLTIVEGITPEHRIAQEEAFGPVLAVMKAKDFDQAIEWANSTRFALTGAVFSRSPAHLEQAARDFAVGNLYLNRNCTGALVERQPFGGFAMSGIGSKAGGPDYLLQFMEPYVVTENTMRRGFAPIGSDDDWV; from the coding sequence ATGAATACGTCGGAACTGGAGACACGGATCATCGAGCGAGGCAGGACGTTCTTCGAGGCCATGAATGGCGAGGCCCCTTCCGTGTTCGACAAGGGCTGGTGGACTGGAAAGGTCATGGACTGGAGCATGCGCGACGAGGACTTCAAGGTGAAGCTCTTCCGCTTCGTGGACGCGTTGCCCGCCCTGACCACCAACGAATCCCTCAACCGGCACATCCGCGAATACTTCGCCGCCGATTCCGGCGAGTTGCCGCCTGTCCTGCGCGCCGGGCTCAAGAGCGCCAGCGTGGTGGGGCGGCTTCGCGGCAACTTCGTGGTCAAGGGCATCTCGAAGAACATCGAGCGCCTCGCCCGCCAGTTCATTGTCGGTGAGGACGCGAAGGAGGCGGTGAAGACGCTCCAGCGCCTGCGCAAGGACGGCTTCGCCTTCACCATCGACATCCTCGGCGAGGCCACCGTGGGCGAGACCGAGGCCGAAGCCCGCCTGCAGGAGCACCTCGACCTGCTCGCCGCGTTGGAGGTGGCCCGGCGCAAGTTCAAGCCCCTCGGCGGCTCCAACGGCGAATTCGACTGGGGCGGCGAGCCGATCATCAATCTTTCCGTGAAGGCCTCGGCCTTCTGTTCCCAGTCCTTCCCCCGCGATTTCGAAGGCTCCGTGCGTGGCATCTACAACCGCCTCGCCCCGGTCTACCGCCGCATCATTGAGATTGGCGGGGCCATGTGCATCGACATGGAGTCCCTCGACCAGCGCGACATCACCATCGAGGTCTTCAAGCGGCTGCGGTCGCACGACGAATTCCGCCACTATCCCCACCTCGGCATCGTGTTGCAGAGCTATCTGCGCGACGTGGATGACGACGTGGCGGGGCTTGTCGATTGGCTGCGCTCCGAGGGGCTGCCGAGCACCATCCGGCTGGTCAAGGGCGCGTACTGGGATCACGAGGTGGTCCGCGCGCGTCAGCAGGGCCTCGCCGTGCCCGTATACACCGTCAAGGCCGAGACCGACGCCGCCTACGAGCGCAACGCGCGGCGCATCCTCGAAAATGCGGACATCTGCCGCCTTGCCTGCGCCTCGCACAATGTGCGGACTATTGCCGCCGTCATGGAGATGGCCCGCGAGCTGGGCGTGCCCGAGGAGCGTTACGAATTTCAGGCGCTATACGGAATGGCCGAACCGGTGCGCAAGGGACTGCTCAGCGTGGCCGGACGCGTGCGGTTGTATTGTCCGTACGGTGAACTGGTGCCCGGTATGGCCTATCTCGTGCGCAGGCTGTTGGAGAATACCTCCAACGAGTCCTTCCTGCGCCGAAGCTTCGCGGACGAGACGGAGACGGACAGCCTGCTGGAAAATCCCGAGGAGACGGCTCGTCGCGAGCGTGCCGCGCGTCCCGTGCGTCCGGACAGCGGACCTGGCGTCGCGCCCTTCGTCAACGAGCCTGCGGCGGACTTCACGCAGGCCGCCGTGCGCCACGCCTTTCCCAAGGCCATCGCCCGTATCCGCCGCGAATTCGGGGCCACGCATCCGCTCTTCATCGGCGGGGAGAATGTCGTCACCGGCGACGTGCTCGATTCGTACAATCCTGCGGACGTGTCGGAGATCGTCGGGTCCGTGTGTCAGGCCGGTCCCGCCGAGATCGACGCCGCCATCGCCGCGGCCGAGGAGGCGCTACCCGCGTGGCGCGCCACGCCGGTGGCCGAGCGGACCAAGTGTCTGTTCGAGGCCGCCCGCATCGCCAGAAGCCGCATCTTCGACCTCGCGGTGCTTCAGGTGCTGGAGGTGGGCAAGCAGTGGGATCAGGCCCACGCCGACGTCGCCGAGGCCATTGATTTCTTCGAGTACTACGGGCGCGAGATGCTGCGCCTTGGTGCCGACCGGCGCATGGGCCGCGTGCCGGGCGAGGTGAATCGCTACCGCTACCGTCCGCGCGGCGTGGCGGCGGTCATCGCGCCGTGGAATTTCCCGCTGGCCATTTCCGCGGGCATGTGCTCCGCGGCGCTGGTCACCGGAAACTGCGTGCTCTACAAGCCGTCCGGCCTGTCGTCCGTGACTGGGCGCGTGCTGGCGGATCTGTTCGTCGAGGCCGGAATTCCTGCCGGGGTGTTCAACTTCGTGCCGGGGCGCAGTTCGGTCATGGGCGATCATCTCGTGGGGCACCCGTCCGTGAATCTCATCGCCTTCACCGGCTCGGAGCGGGTGGGGCTGCACATCATGCAGATGGCCGCGCAGGTCGCTCCGGGACAGCGGCACCTGAAGCGCGTGGTGGCCGAGATGGGCGGAAAGAACGCCTGCATCATCGACGACGACGCCGAACTGGACGAGGCCGTCAGGCATGTCCTGTATTCCGCATTCGGCTATCAGGGGCAGAAGTGCTCGGCCTGTTCGCGGGTCATCGTGCATGAGGCCATCTACGACCGGTTCGTGCCCCGGCTGGTGGACGCGGCGCGTTCCATGCGCATCGGCCCCGCCGAGGACCCGGCCTGCGTCATGGGGCCGCTGGTGGACCGTGTGGCGCAGCAGTCTGTGCTGGAGTTCATCGACGTGGCCCGCGCGGAGGGGAGCGTGCTCCTCTCGCGTATGCCGGACGGCGGTCCGGGCGGTGTGGACGCCTCGCAGGGCTGCTATGTGCCGCTGACCATCGTCGAGGGCATCACGCCCGAGCACCGCATCGCGCAGGAGGAGGCCTTCGGCCCCGTGCTGGCCGTCATGAAGGCCAAGGATTTCGATCAGGCCATCGAGTGGGCCAATTCCACGCGCTTCGCCCTCACCGGGGCGGTGTTCAGCCGCAGCCCGGCGCACCTCGAACAGGCGGCGCGGGATTTCGCGGTGGGCAATCTCTACCTCAATCGCAACTGCACGGGCGCGCTTGTCGAGCGTCAGCCCTTCGGCGGATTCGCCATGTCGGGCATCGGCTCCAAGGCGGGCGGACCGGATTATCTGCTCCAGTTCATGGAGCCGTATGTGGTCACGGAAAACACCATGCGCCGGGGCTTCGCGCCCATAGGCAGCGACGACGACTGGGTCTGA
- a CDS encoding ArsR/SmtB family transcription factor: MNQFIAVMKALSDPGRVRILKMLQHRHGMCVCEMRAALELAQPTVSRHLKVLEDAGLVLRRRNGPWVDYALADGDSPYARAMLDHLDGWLDADPETAALIARLHEFDRSELCATPKSC, from the coding sequence ATGAACCAATTCATCGCCGTCATGAAGGCCCTGTCCGATCCCGGCAGGGTGCGAATTCTCAAGATGCTCCAGCATCGCCACGGCATGTGCGTCTGCGAGATGCGCGCGGCGCTGGAGCTGGCCCAGCCCACCGTGTCCCGCCATCTTAAGGTACTGGAGGACGCGGGACTCGTGCTACGCCGCAGAAACGGCCCGTGGGTCGATTACGCGCTGGCCGACGGGGATTCGCCCTACGCCCGCGCCATGCTCGACCATCTCGACGGCTGGCTGGACGCCGACCCCGAAACCGCAGCCCTCATCGCCCGGCTGCACGAATTCGACCGCAGCGAACTCTGCGCAACCCCCAAATCCTGCTGA
- a CDS encoding PAS domain S-box protein — protein MQDLSRLISQEEDWLLEHILAHAKQHGYTASTSSRPEDWRMSVAGLSDAMTKACAFHGDTLPQFPPGEDFEDDPITAFGVKEAIRHRTRGVPLQMFLGLLKYYRQAYLDLVDQKAPEDRRTAMAAFILRTFDRFEMALCVEWTGLSHDATLAELQGRNRELTSEKNRYVHLFENLASPVFLLDAMYHVDRMNHAAQLLVDRTRGETPQGGHAPAPTDATPYIGDLLPWLAEALPPPGRPGALRMQREISLGGRMFSFDIACAPLERYGDEHVTLTVILNDITEFRNAERAAQRSEERFRRIFDSTYDAVVIHDLDGSIIDVNESMLSIFDLTRAEALRMSIEKDLSSPDNPSGLLPVFWEQARKGEPRLFEWKGRRPRDASSFDMEVFLRRVQFANRDAIMATIRDISDRKKAEKALRQSEEYHRTFFQNNHSIMLIIDPQTGAIRDANPAACDFYGYDRDTLVSMRITDINMLSPEETLHEMHRARTEQRDHFTFRHRLANGDVREVEVYTGPVTYRGTQLLYSVIHDVTEKNRMQDALKLSEEKFRRIFENMQDAYYLGDLEGWPILVNKALPSMLGYDIENILHMNMNDIHASPEMRNELMEELRQKREVRLREIALRRKDGHVLTAECNMQLIYDRGEPVAVEAICRDITDRKRSNIMLRLSEARFRGLFENSPISLWEEDFSLVKQYMEDLADSGVLDFDTYFASHDEAVRQCAALVRLLDVNQATLAIFEAESKFELLPGLETFLTDADMSSFREELVNLAKGRLHATIETTRHTLKGNIRHVSIHLSVAPGYEDSWGKVIVSMVDITDRKRLETELKRMATTDPLTGANNRRCFLERAGQELHRSQRYGTPPAFLMLDIDHFKTINDTYGHAAGDEVLKALVRVCKHVLRESDLFGRLGGEEFAALVIESDRDNAMRAAERLREELERTAVSYEHHDITFTVSIGMATILPEETDIDCIMARADKALYAAKHAGRNRVAEYDPDMPDMPIGGTC, from the coding sequence ATGCAGGATCTGTCGAGACTCATTTCGCAGGAAGAGGACTGGCTCCTTGAGCACATCCTCGCCCATGCGAAGCAGCACGGCTACACGGCCAGCACATCCTCGCGGCCCGAGGACTGGCGCATGTCCGTGGCCGGACTGTCCGATGCCATGACAAAGGCCTGCGCGTTCCACGGCGACACACTGCCCCAGTTCCCGCCCGGAGAGGACTTCGAGGACGACCCCATCACCGCCTTCGGGGTAAAGGAAGCCATCCGTCACCGCACGCGCGGTGTCCCCCTGCAAATGTTTTTGGGGCTACTCAAGTACTACCGGCAAGCCTATCTCGATCTCGTTGACCAAAAGGCCCCCGAGGACAGGCGCACCGCCATGGCAGCCTTCATCCTGCGCACCTTCGACCGCTTCGAGATGGCACTGTGCGTGGAATGGACCGGGCTTTCGCACGATGCGACACTTGCCGAACTTCAGGGCAGAAACCGCGAGCTGACAAGCGAAAAAAACCGCTACGTCCACCTGTTCGAGAATCTCGCCTCGCCGGTCTTCCTGCTCGACGCGATGTACCATGTGGATCGCATGAACCATGCGGCACAACTGCTAGTAGACCGCACGCGCGGCGAGACCCCGCAAGGCGGCCATGCGCCCGCCCCGACGGACGCCACGCCCTACATCGGCGACCTGCTCCCGTGGCTGGCCGAGGCGCTGCCACCTCCCGGTCGCCCCGGTGCCCTGCGGATGCAACGCGAAATTTCACTCGGCGGCAGGATGTTCAGCTTCGACATCGCCTGCGCTCCCCTCGAACGCTACGGCGACGAGCACGTCACGCTGACCGTCATCCTCAACGACATCACCGAATTCCGAAACGCCGAACGCGCGGCACAGCGCTCCGAGGAACGCTTTCGCCGCATCTTCGACAGCACCTACGACGCCGTCGTCATCCACGACCTCGACGGCTCAATCATCGACGTGAACGAATCCATGCTGTCCATTTTCGACCTCACACGCGCCGAGGCACTGCGGATGTCCATCGAGAAGGACCTCTCCAGCCCCGACAATCCATCCGGCCTTCTGCCCGTATTCTGGGAACAGGCACGAAAGGGAGAACCAAGGCTTTTCGAATGGAAGGGGCGCCGCCCCCGCGACGCATCGTCCTTCGACATGGAAGTCTTCCTGCGACGCGTCCAGTTCGCGAACAGGGACGCCATCATGGCCACCATCCGTGACATCAGCGACCGCAAGAAGGCCGAAAAGGCGCTGCGCCAGAGCGAGGAGTACCACCGCACGTTCTTCCAGAACAACCACTCCATCATGCTCATCATCGACCCGCAAACCGGAGCCATCCGGGACGCGAACCCCGCCGCTTGCGACTTCTACGGATACGACAGGGACACCCTCGTCTCCATGCGCATCACCGACATCAACATGCTCTCGCCCGAGGAAACGCTCCACGAAATGCACCGCGCCCGCACCGAGCAGCGCGACCACTTCACCTTCCGCCATCGGCTTGCCAACGGGGACGTCCGCGAGGTCGAGGTCTACACAGGCCCAGTCACATACCGCGGCACGCAACTGCTCTACTCCGTCATCCACGACGTGACGGAGAAGAACCGCATGCAGGACGCCCTGAAGCTCAGCGAGGAAAAATTCCGTCGCATCTTCGAGAATATGCAAGACGCCTACTACCTCGGCGATCTCGAAGGCTGGCCCATTCTCGTCAACAAGGCCCTGCCGTCCATGCTCGGCTACGACATCGAAAACATCCTGCACATGAACATGAACGACATCCACGCATCCCCGGAAATGCGCAACGAACTGATGGAAGAACTGCGGCAGAAGCGCGAGGTCCGGCTGCGCGAAATCGCCCTGCGTCGCAAGGACGGGCACGTGCTCACCGCCGAGTGCAACATGCAGCTCATCTACGACAGGGGCGAGCCCGTGGCCGTGGAGGCCATCTGTCGCGACATCACCGATCGCAAACGCAGCAACATCATGCTCCGCCTAAGCGAGGCGCGCTTTCGCGGGCTGTTCGAGAATTCGCCCATCTCGCTATGGGAGGAGGACTTTTCCCTCGTCAAACAGTACATGGAGGACCTCGCCGACTCGGGCGTGCTCGACTTCGACACCTACTTCGCGTCCCACGACGAGGCCGTGCGGCAATGCGCGGCGCTGGTCCGGCTTCTGGACGTCAACCAGGCCACGCTGGCCATCTTCGAGGCCGAGAGCAAATTCGAGCTGCTGCCCGGCCTGGAAACCTTCCTCACCGACGCGGACATGTCGTCCTTCCGCGAGGAACTCGTTAACCTCGCCAAGGGCCGCCTGCACGCAACAATCGAAACCACCCGTCACACCCTCAAGGGCAACATTCGCCATGTGTCCATCCACCTGAGCGTCGCGCCGGGATACGAGGATTCATGGGGCAAGGTCATCGTCTCCATGGTCGATATCACCGACCGCAAGCGACTGGAGACCGAACTCAAGCGCATGGCCACCACCGACCCGCTGACCGGAGCCAACAACCGCCGCTGCTTCCTCGAACGCGCAGGGCAGGAACTGCACCGTTCCCAGCGCTACGGCACCCCGCCCGCCTTCCTCATGCTCGACATCGACCACTTCAAGACCATCAACGACACCTACGGCCACGCCGCTGGCGACGAAGTGCTCAAGGCGCTGGTACGCGTATGCAAACACGTACTGCGCGAGAGTGACCTCTTCGGCAGACTGGGCGGAGAGGAATTCGCGGCGCTAGTCATCGAGTCGGACCGCGACAACGCCATGCGCGCCGCCGAACGCCTGCGCGAGGAACTGGAGCGGACCGCCGTCAGCTACGAGCACCACGACATCACCTTCACGGTCTCCATAGGAATGGCAACGATCCTGCCCGAGGAAACGGACATAGACTGCATCATGGCCCGGGCCGACAAGGCGCTCTACGCGGCCAAGCACGCCGGTCGCAACAGGGTGGCCGAGTACGACCCGGACATGCCGGACATGCCCATCGGCGGAACCTGCTGA
- the pspA gene encoding phage shock protein PspA, giving the protein MGVFTRFKDIVSSNLNSLLDRAEDPEKLIRLMVQEMEETLVELKSSCAKFMADRKNLEREFEGVRESATKWTMRAELAVDKGRDDLAREALAEKAVWQRRLESLDEEAAHLDALVEQARDDIARLEDKLASAREKQRLLVQRHARATERKRAGHTLTRAESGDAMLRFDKFESRIERLEAEAELAAPARRTNLEDEFVLLEKEDGIEAELARMKQAAQNKDSGER; this is encoded by the coding sequence ATGGGCGTGTTCACCCGATTCAAGGATATCGTCAGTTCCAATCTCAATTCGCTTCTGGACCGCGCCGAGGATCCCGAAAAGCTCATCCGGCTCATGGTGCAGGAGATGGAGGAGACGCTGGTCGAACTCAAGTCGTCCTGCGCGAAGTTCATGGCTGACAGGAAGAACCTCGAACGCGAGTTCGAGGGCGTGCGCGAGAGCGCCACAAAGTGGACCATGCGTGCCGAGTTGGCCGTGGACAAGGGGCGCGACGATCTCGCTCGCGAGGCTCTGGCCGAGAAGGCCGTGTGGCAGCGCAGACTGGAAAGCCTTGACGAAGAGGCCGCGCATCTGGATGCTCTTGTGGAGCAGGCCCGCGATGACATCGCCCGCCTTGAGGACAAGCTCGCCTCGGCCCGCGAGAAGCAGCGCCTGCTGGTGCAGCGCCACGCCCGCGCCACAGAGCGCAAGCGGGCCGGACACACGCTGACGCGCGCCGAAAGCGGCGACGCCATGCTCCGTTTCGACAAGTTCGAGAGCCGCATCGAACGTCTGGAGGCAGAGGCCGAACTGGCTGCGCCCGCTAGACGGACGAACCTCGAAGACGAATTCGTCCTTCTGGAGAAGGAAGACGGCATAGAGGCGGAACTGGCCCGGATGAAGCAGGCGGCGCAGAACAAGGACTCCGGGGAACGCTAA